The Venturia canescens isolate UGA chromosome 4, ASM1945775v1, whole genome shotgun sequence genomic interval GAATTTATAAGTATTCGACAAGTTTTTCGTCCTCCggtttattattactatttttatactgctttttgttgttgttctggaaaattaaacttCAGAGTCGATACTCGCGCTTCGAAGAGACACTCGCTCAGACATTCGCACGTACATTCTCTCTCATTTAAAGCCATTCGCACACTTAAATATTACAATGGAATAACGATAAATCTCGCTGCTATCAGCATTCGTAAACTTAAACCGtacgaatttttcatcaattacaAATTTGGTATATcctttctcgctctcgcttctcccattattttttatatctttgAATTGTTTTTATATACATTGGGTTTTGGAACGTGAAACTCTTTGGTAGACTCGAATTTACGTATTGAAAGTACCGGGATTTTCGAACGATCCCCTTAAATCTCATTGCGCCGCGATCCCATAACGAGTACGAGAATAATACAAAGTTTTAAGAGAGATTTATTAAAAGGAATGTAGTTCGATAGCCGACAAAAAAGAAAGCaggaaataaaataacaagatAATCTTGAATCAAGTCTACCACGAGTTTTCGTGACTCTGAAATTGCACCAACGTCGAGATTGAATGCGTtaataaaaagatgaaaagcggtaagaaaattgaaatatttgaagatCGATCACAAAACTgatgaagttgagaaaaagaaaaaaaaactttgagttCAATCGACTGTTGAATTATGCAATCGATACGAGCATTTCGAAACGgagtataaaaattcattgaattatgAACTATATGAGATTCACTAATCGCGAGGATCCACCGCCATGAATAACGTGAATATTCCGTTTTCACAATCCGAAGATCGATTTCCAATGATTCTCTTTTCTACCGAGTGTTGTTACGTGTCAAGCAAACcggtttgcttttttttttcttttttggcaAAGTTTAAGTGACCTCTTCCAATCGAAATCGACGCGAGGtttgattatgaaaaaaaaaaaaaagtaaaataaaacgagaataGTGAAAATTTCGCCAAAAACCGGATTCCTCGTGGTCGTAAGAACGAAggtgaaaaataagtgaaaataTCGGCTAAATTTCGGTCTCCATTAACAACAATAATCACGAAGTCGTCGAATCGAGCTCTAAGACGAAAAAAGACAAGTGGCGTATCCCCTTGAATTAGCCTATTTCCTGCTCTGCTTGTGGCTCAGAGGCGCCGAGGAAGTCTTCTTCCGACAAGATTTAAGATTATCAAGGAGATACTTGAACTGCATTATCTGGAGCCTCGTGACAGCAGGATCGGAGCACCTGTCGAGccatttgaagaatttttcgccATGTTCGATGGCCTCTTCGGTGCTTAACGATTGTTCGTCGTCGCGATGCGAGTCAGCTTCGATCTCGTCCATGTTCAAGCTACGCTTGACGTtctcgttgttgttgttgttgcaaAGTACGTTGTCGAGGAGGGCTCTTGTCTTGCTGGGTGATTTTTTGGCGACAGGTGTGGCTGCTATGGATGTGGGTGATGTTAACGAGAAGCCGCATTGTTTGTAGTACTGCCAGAACCAGGATCCGTCGTGCGGGCCGACGCTGGGATTGAAAGAGGCCGATTGTTGTCCCATGAGTTGTTGCTGTTGGGTGAGCCAGTTCCACAGAGATTCGTCAGGTTTTTTCATCCCGTGGGGATTACCGTTatcctttttattatttttggcgTCGATTCTGGGAGCTCCGACCATGTTTTCGTTGGTTTTTCTCGGGGATGCCGGGACCGGAGTTGCCGGTGCTTCGGCAGCAGCTGGTAGACTCTTCCTCGCCCCGGTTTTCGTAACTGAATCGATTTGCGTCGGGGCTATCGCGGATATACTGTGTCTGGATAGTTTGTTACTGGCTTTGGTGTACTGGAGGCCATTTTCGACGAGGCCAACGGTGCTGCTGTGGGGCAATCCGGTCTGGAGACTCAAGAGGCTCTTGGCAATGTTGCTGGCTCCACCGGCGCCGGATAGGAGTCCCAATTGTTGGAGGAGCAAAGCGctgttctcgggcctcatggTGGCCATACTCGTCATCAGGCTCATGTAATCGATCTTGCTCGAGGCGTCGAGCCTCGAGTCGTTCTCCGAGTTCTCGTTGATCCCGTACGACGAGGGGGGCATGTTGGCTCCCATGCTCTGATCGATTTTGGCCCTTTTCGCAGCCGGACCAGCCTCGTCCTCGCTCGAGTGTGTCGTCGACGCGGCCATCGCCGTTGCTGCCAAATTCGTACCGGAGGAGGAGGCTGGTGAGTGCACCTCGCTGTCCGGAGTCGACGAGTTTCTCGCCATGCCGCGTATTTTGTGCTCGGACTTGCACCATCCCCGCAGCGTCGACTCGGGCACACCGATGTCACGAGCGACCGATGCTTTGCTCTCCCCCTCGTGCACTCTCTGTATCGCTTCCATCTTCTCCGATGCCGAGAGCGCTCTCAGGGGACGTTTGCCCGGTCTGGCTGATTCGCCCCTCATGCTTCCTCGCAAATTGCCACGGAACAGTGGCGAGTCTTCGCTTATCAAACCGTCCTCGGACGTTTCGTCGTTTTCACGACGCtgcttcgtcgtcgtcgtcgtcgtcgtcgtaccGACGTATTGCGTCGTAAACGAGTCACGATTCAACGTATCGCCGTTAAGAGTCGCCGTTGTGTTGTAACAACGACTCGTCTCCTCGTAGGCAAGCCTTGCGACGAGGTAGTCCAGCGTGGCTCGGCTCACCGACGTTGATCCCCAAAGTCCTTCCACAATTGGATCAATTCttacgataaatttgaaaatcctcGCCCgccccttcttcttcttctcctctttCGAATGATCCTCGGATCtttaaaatttcatgaaaaagtgcTTTATAATGTTCCTTCGAAGGAAGACTCCCCTGAGAAGAAGATACCTGTGCATTACCAGACACGTAGCAGCTTTCAAATCCTCGCCAACTCTCCACGATCCTCGAACCCGAAGCTTTTCAATGTCCAAGGctaataataatagtatacCTCGTGCTTTTAACGTTACGAGAGAGTAAATTCGCGACGAAGGGCGGGGGGAGGAGCTCGGGGGAGCAAGAGAGAGTAACAGATGGAACGTTCGTGGTGGAATAGCACATGCGCCAGGCCAAGTAATAAAGAGAACTTTTTTATGAATGAAACGACTCCCACCACTCGGCTAACAGCCCCGCGTCTCGCTTTAACTCTTCCCCCTCTTTTTCTATCTCCTGTAGCTCgtgctcgttttttctctcttgcaCACTCGTTTCGTTCGATTCTTCAGTCGTACCACTACAGCCAATCCGATGTGCGCGCGGGAAACAATATTATTGCCTCCAACCACGAGGACGCTAAAAACGTGATATACACTCGTCCGAATCTTCTCTCTGTTTACACTCCTTATTTTTCTTGCTTTCCTTCCCTTTCTttacttcctttttttattcctctctctccctctctctctctctctaccgCCTTCGACGTTTTATCGCGAAGAATTCCACCGCGAGTCTCACGAAATGTTCGCCGGGACAAAGATGCCAAGAACACGCACACGAAGATGCTTCACTTACGTATGAGCGGATACGAGTGTGTTTGGAAAGACAGGATTgcccgatatttttttcttcacttcaaTTCTCACCCAACGACCGaagtatcgatttttttttcgcgtttttcaaactcgcaCTTCTACCAAAGCCCGCGTCGTATCTCCTCGTCTTTTCGGTGCTTCTTTTTCACCACCGTTTCTCACCGTCAATATTTGTTTTGAAGAATTCTTGAAGAATCTCCGCGTCCACGCACTTGTTCGACCATCAACGACCGATTATTATCGAACGATTGGCACGTAAAaggaaatattaaaactttcCACTTTTCTCTggacttagaagaaaatctttGGCACCGTATCTCACCCGTTAATTTTGACAAGTTCCTATGATATTTCAAAATCCCGACAAAAAAACCGAGTCACACGGGAGGTAAGAAGTTCCCTCGAATCAGTCTCTATCGTCCGCGTACGGATTCACGCCGATACCGAACAGTTTTGTATCCCCCCGTGTATCAGCGTACATTCGCGAACTCGTCAACGCGCGTAGAACCGGTGTCGTGATTTCTGCGAAAGTAAAGGAACCGCGGAAGCACTTGGTAGGTTTGCCTCCGGAAAGGAGCACTCGGAGACGAATCCACGTTCACGCACAAGCCCGAGCACAACCGCGAGTCGTATGATTTACCGGGAAATGTGTGAGCCGCTGAACTTTCGTC includes:
- the LOC122408883 gene encoding protein distal antenna, whose amino-acid sequence is MRGESARPGKRPLRALSASEKMEAIQRVHEGESKASVARDIGVPESTLRGWCKSEHKIRGMARNSSTPDSEVHSPASSSGTNLAATAMAASTTHSSEDEAGPAAKRAKIDQSMGANMPPSSYGINENSENDSRLDASSKIDYMSLMTSMATMRPENSALLLQQLGLLSGAGGASNIAKSLLSLQTGLPHSSTVGLVENGLQYTKASNKLSRHSISAIAPTQIDSVTKTGARKSLPAAAEAPATPVPASPRKTNENMVGAPRIDAKNNKKDNGNPHGMKKPDESLWNWLTQQQQLMGQQSASFNPSVGPHDGSWFWQYYKQCGFSLTSPTSIAATPVAKKSPSKTRALLDNVLCNNNNNENVKRSLNMDEIEADSHRDDEQSLSTEEAIEHGEKFFKWLDRCSDPAVTRLQIMQFKYLLDNLKSCRKKTSSAPLSHKQSRK